The nucleotide sequence TCAGAGATCATATCGTCGTCTCAGCTTCGGCGGGGGAGGAAGAAGTCCGCCAGACAGCTTTGGGTGCGGAAAAAATCCAGGAATGGACAGGTGGAAAACGAGTGGTCAAGGTGATCGTTGTCCCCAAGAAATTGGTCAATATTGTGGTGAAAGGGTAAACCGCAGTTCATCGAAACGCTACACGGGAGATCGGGGTGCCGATGGCGCTCCATTACCGCTTCCTGCGGCCGGACAAACGAGGTCCGGCCGTTTCACGTGCTTCATGTCATTCATCCATCACTTTTAGATTTTCTGTGGAGCGATCTTCGGCCGTTCCGGCCTGTAACCGGCGAAAGCGTTCGAATGCTCGTTGATATTCCGGATACTCCTGAAAGAACAGGACGAGGCTCTGCAAGGAACGCATGGTGCTGGGGCTAATGTGGTGTTCAATGCCTTCCACATCTTTACGAATCGTGCTCTCCCCCACCCCGAGCAGGCGCAGGAAGTCCTCTAACATCCGGTGGCGCTGTTTCATATTCCGACCGAGCTGTTCCCCTTCCGGGGTCAGGACCAGACCGCGATATTTCTCATACGTCACAAAATTCTTTTCGTCCAATTTCTGAATCATCTTTGTGACGGACGAAGGCTGCACGGCGAGGATTGTCGCAATATCCGATACCCGGGCGTAGCCTTTTTCCTTCATGAGTTCATAGATGGTTTCCAAATAGTCTTCCATGCTGGGTGTTAGCATGCGACAGGCCCCGCTTTCCAAAGGGTTCTGTTCCATTTTACTATTGCACTCCCCGATGTTGCAAACAAACCTTGTGCCTTCAATCAAGATGAAGGATTTCAAAACAAGGCACCGGACGGCCTCTGTCGAATTGGACCTGACGGAGGTGATGAGGGTTGGAGGGAATCCGCAGGGTTTGGGGCCGAAGCCTGGCAAGGGTGGTGCAAAAGGGTTGGTGGATCGTTCCGCTGGTGCTCCTGGCGGGGGTGTGGTTTCTGTGGAGCGAAAGGAGTCGGTCCCACTCTGATGCCGTGCCGGTTTCGGCCGCCGTTGAAACGGAGCTCCTGGCCGGGCGGGGGCCGGGTGCCCCGAGCTCCCGAACGATCGCCGTGGACGTGAAGGGGGCGGTTCAAACGCCGGGGGTGTACCAATTGCCGCCTGGCTCTCGGGTAAAGGAGGCCCTGGATGCGGCGGGGGGAGCTCTGGAATCCGCGGAACTGAGGGGCATCAATCTCGCGGCCAAACTGGAGGACGGCGCCATGGTGGTGGTGCCCGTCAAGCCGTCTGCGGCCACCGAGGCGGGTAACTCTTCCTTGTCGCGGGAGGGCCTCCGGGGCGGACAAGCGGGGCCAGCCGGCCAAACCGCGGGGACCCCGGTGGGGTCAGGGCCGACAGCCCCGGCGTCGGGCGGGATGGTTCATATCAATTCGGGCAGTGTGGAGGATATCGATCGCCTTCCCGGCATCGGGAGGAGTAAAGCCGAAGCGATTGTGCAGTATCGTTTAGAGCACGGGCCGTTTTCTTCTGTCGATCGCCTGGAGGACGTGCCGGGCATTGGGCCGAAACTGGTGGAGCGAATCCGGCCACAGGTTGATTTGCAGTGACTCCGCTTCCGACAACCCAGCTGTTTCCACTGTTTGGTGTGTGGACCGCCGCATGGGCAGTCCTGGGGCAGTCAGCCTCTTGGCAGTGGAGCGGGATGGCCTTGTTGGTCGCGGTTCTCATGTGGGGATGGCGGATGGAGGGGCTCCGCCGCCGGACCTGGGTCCGGCCTGAGGGTGTTGGGCACTGGATGCGTTTTTACGTGTATCGCCGCGAAAGTGTGGCCGTCGGTCTGGCGGTGGTCGCGTGTTTCGCAGGAGGCCGGGTGTCCGGCACCGAAGTTCCACCGTTGGATGGGTGGATCGGCGAACCTGTCGATGTGGAAGCGCGGGTCGTTGCAGTTTTGCCCCGGATCCCCGGTGCCGATCCCGTCGTGGAGGCGGAATTGGTGCGACTCTTTCCCAGCAGGGGTTCTGCCGAATCGTGCAATGGGGTGCGGGTGCGAATGGGGATGCCTGTGCCCGTGGTTGAAGGGGACTGGATCGAGGCCCGGATCCGTCTCAGTCCCCCTCCAGCGCCCAGGGCTCCATTTCCTCATGGAGTAGCAGACCCGTGGGAACGGGCGGAACTGTTCTATCGGGCGGAACTGGAGTCACCCCCTATCGTGCGGTCGACTTGGCGCAGTGTGCCTGGGAAGGTTCGCAGTGCTTTCGAACAGGTGTGGTCGGGAAAGGTGAACTCTTCCTCGGAACCACTCCTTAAAGCCATGGTGTTGGGAGACACCGGGGATCTGGATCCGGCGCTCAGTGAGGCCTTTGCTTTGACCGGCGTGGCCCACGTGGTGGCCGTCTCCGGCGCGCACCTGCACGTGGTGCTATGGCCTCTCAGGCGCTGGCTGGAAGGGCGCACATCTGCCCGGGTACGGTTTTGTTGGCTTGTCGGCACAGCTTTTTGCTATGCCGTCCTCACCGGTGGAAGCCCTTCGGCGATGCGGGCGGCGGCCATGGTCACCTATGCGGGGATGGGGGAGGTCCTGGGGCGGCGTCCGGATCCGCTCCATGCCTGGGGGGTCACTCTAGCCGCGGAATCCCTTTTGCACCCAGAGTGGGTCTTTGATCTCGGGTTTCAGCTTTCATACGCGGCCACGTGGGGCATCTTTGTTCTGACGCCCGCCCTGCGCAGCGCTATGGGACAAAGGCCCCGCCGGGTCCTCGAGCTTCTTGCTGTGGCCGGCGCTGCAGAGATCGCCACCTGTCCGATTTCGTTTTCCAGGTTCTATGTCTGGAACGGATGGACGTTGTTGGCGAATCTCTGGGTTCCCATGGCGGGGGCTCTGCTCCTGGGAGTGGGTCTTCTATCGCTTCTCACAGCCCCCGTCCCTGTACTCGGTGATGGACTCATCTGGATTGCCGACCTGTTGGCCCAAAGTATCATCGGAGGTGTCACGGCCATGGACGGCGACCGGCGCTGGCTTTTCCGGCTGGGTGAACTTCCGCTATGGATCTGGGCCCTGTACGGGGGCGGGGTATTGTGGGCATTGAGCCGCTGGGGAAAGGGCCGGCGCACGGGCCGATTTTGTACGGTCGTTTTCTGTGCTGTGGTGGTCCTTTCCGCCCGGGCGGTGTCGGAGCAAATGGTGGTCTTTGCCCTGGACGGCGGTTCGGCAATCTTTCTGGAATCGCAAGGAGTTCGGGAATTAATCTGCAGGGACGACCGAGGGGATCTCGAGATGGTGATTGTCCCGTATCTCCGTCGGTTGGGCGTGTACAAGTTGGACCGGGTGTGGCTGGCTACTTTTGAAGAGTCCGGGGGAACTCGGAGTTCCGGATCGGGGTTAGAGGTTCTCAAACGTCGACTGGCTCCGGAGCGAGTGTTACCCTGGGATAGGAATCACTCGATGCGCGTCGAGATCGGCGACCACCCGATATGGGTGGGCGGCTGGCCGCCCCAGATTCTTGTTCCGGGTCGATTTGTGGTGGATGTTCACCCCGAGGAGCCCTTGCCCGGGTTTACGGGGCTAGAGCGCCGGTGGTCGACAAAGGCCGATTCAGGTCTTCTCATTCAGAGCGAGGGTCGGGGAAACGTGGCCATACGCGGAATCCGAGGGACCATTTCAACGCCTTCCCACGGGTTCAACCCGGCGTTTCCCCTGGATCTGCCGCTCTTCCGGCCGCGTTTTAACCTGAACGGCTTGTAGGCTGGCCTGTAGGGCCTCCATGAGGTCGACCACATTTTTTTCGGGAGGCCGCACC is from Kyrpidia tusciae DSM 2912 and encodes:
- the mntR gene encoding transcriptional regulator MntR; translated protein: MLTPSMEDYLETIYELMKEKGYARVSDIATILAVQPSSVTKMIQKLDEKNFVTYEKYRGLVLTPEGEQLGRNMKQRHRMLEDFLRLLGVGESTIRKDVEGIEHHISPSTMRSLQSLVLFFQEYPEYQRAFERFRRLQAGTAEDRSTENLKVMDE
- a CDS encoding ComEA family DNA-binding protein yields the protein MEGIRRVWGRSLARVVQKGWWIVPLVLLAGVWFLWSERSRSHSDAVPVSAAVETELLAGRGPGAPSSRTIAVDVKGAVQTPGVYQLPPGSRVKEALDAAGGALESAELRGINLAAKLEDGAMVVVPVKPSAATEAGNSSLSREGLRGGQAGPAGQTAGTPVGSGPTAPASGGMVHINSGSVEDIDRLPGIGRSKAEAIVQYRLEHGPFSSVDRLEDVPGIGPKLVERIRPQVDLQ
- a CDS encoding ComEC/Rec2 family competence protein, which gives rise to MTPLPTTQLFPLFGVWTAAWAVLGQSASWQWSGMALLVAVLMWGWRMEGLRRRTWVRPEGVGHWMRFYVYRRESVAVGLAVVACFAGGRVSGTEVPPLDGWIGEPVDVEARVVAVLPRIPGADPVVEAELVRLFPSRGSAESCNGVRVRMGMPVPVVEGDWIEARIRLSPPPAPRAPFPHGVADPWERAELFYRAELESPPIVRSTWRSVPGKVRSAFEQVWSGKVNSSSEPLLKAMVLGDTGDLDPALSEAFALTGVAHVVAVSGAHLHVVLWPLRRWLEGRTSARVRFCWLVGTAFCYAVLTGGSPSAMRAAAMVTYAGMGEVLGRRPDPLHAWGVTLAAESLLHPEWVFDLGFQLSYAATWGIFVLTPALRSAMGQRPRRVLELLAVAGAAEIATCPISFSRFYVWNGWTLLANLWVPMAGALLLGVGLLSLLTAPVPVLGDGLIWIADLLAQSIIGGVTAMDGDRRWLFRLGELPLWIWALYGGGVLWALSRWGKGRRTGRFCTVVFCAVVVLSARAVSEQMVVFALDGGSAIFLESQGVRELICRDDRGDLEMVIVPYLRRLGVYKLDRVWLATFEESGGTRSSGSGLEVLKRRLAPERVLPWDRNHSMRVEIGDHPIWVGGWPPQILVPGRFVVDVHPEEPLPGFTGLERRWSTKADSGLLIQSEGRGNVAIRGIRGTISTPSHGFNPAFPLDLPLFRPRFNLNGL